One genomic window of Mus musculus strain C57BL/6J chromosome 4, GRCm38.p6 C57BL/6J includes the following:
- the Gem gene encoding GTP-binding protein GEM, with the protein MTLNNVTMRQGTVGMQPQQRWSIPADARHLMVQKDPHPCNLRNRHSTAPEEHCRRSWSSDSTDSVISSESGNTYYRVVLIGEQGVGKSTLANIFAGVHDSMDSDCEVLGEDTYERTLVVDGESATIILLDMWENKGENEWLHDHCMQVGDAYLIVYSITDRASFEKASELRIQLRRARQTEDIPIILVGNKSDLVRCREVSVSEGRACAVVFDCKFIETSAAVQHNVKELFEGIVRQVRLRRDSKEKNERRLAYQKRRESIPRKARRFWGKIVAKNNKNMAFKLKSKSCHDLSVL; encoded by the exons ATGACTCTGAATAATGTCACCATGCGCCAAGGCACTGTGGGCATGCAGCCACAGCAGCGCTGGAGTATCCCTGCTGATGCCAGGCATCTGATGGTCCAGAAGGATCCCCACCCCTGCAACCTCCGAAACCGCCACTCTACTGCTCCGGAAGAGCACTGCCGGCGGAGCTGGTCGTCCGACTCCACAGACTCGGTCATCTCTTCTGAGTCTGGAAACACCTACTACCGAGTAGTGCTTATAGGGGAGCAAGGAGTGGGCAAGTCCACCCTGGCCAACATCTTTGCAGGTGTGCATGACAGCATGGACAGCGACTGTGAGGTCTTGGGAG AAGATACATATGAGCGTACCCTGGTCGTTGACGGAGAGAGTGCAACCATTATCCTCCTGGACATGTGGGAAAATAAG GGGGAGAACGAATGGCTCCATGACCACTGCATGCAGGTCGGGGATGCCTATCTGATCGTCTACTCTATCACAGACCGTGCAAGCTTCGAGAAGGCATCTGAGCTGAGGATTCAGCTCCGCAGGGCCCGGCAGACAGAAGACATTCCTATAATTTTGGTTGGCAACAAAAGCGACTTAGTGCGGTGTCGAGAAGTGTCTGTGTCAG aAGGGAGAGCTTGTGCTGTGGTGTTCGACTGCAAATTCATCGAGACCTCTGCGGCTGTGCAGCACAACGTGAAGGAACTGTTTGAGGGCATTGTGCGACAGGTGCGCCTGCGCAGGGACAGCAAGGAGAAGAATGAGAGGAGGCTGGCCTACCAGAAGAGGCGGGAGAGCATTCCCAGGAAAGCCAGGCGCTTCTGGGGCAAAATTGTGgccaaaaacaacaagaacatgGCTTTCAAGCTCAAGTCAAAATCCTGCCATGACCTGTCTGTGCTCTAG